One Antennarius striatus isolate MH-2024 chromosome 17, ASM4005453v1, whole genome shotgun sequence genomic window carries:
- the LOC137610623 gene encoding 4-galactosyl-N-acetylglucosaminide 3-alpha-L-fucosyltransferase 9-like, with protein MVTPNKRNDVVQNKSNNVVLNKNNDIIPNKSNDVVPNKRNDDVITVLMWIWPLKRQRELNRCSSLFNIEGCFITPDRKFYNKADGVIIFHRFIYSNGSNLPKLRRPVFQKWIWMNTELPTNSRRIPTIENLFNLTTSYRLDSNIPLPIGVLEAADGKEEFVLPRKNKLVCWIVSHWNKELVRVKYFNEFKKHIKVDTYGRAFGAYITHEEYLSTIPSCKFYLAFENSIHRDYITTKFYNPLSVGTVPVVLGPPRHNYENVIQGDAFIHVDDFSSPKELADHLLLLDKNEEMYLRFFEWKRYFKVRRTRYLNEHVCATCEYLRKHKEYQTFSNLREWFWEN; from the coding sequence ATGGTCACCCCCAACAAGAGAAATGACGTCGTCCAAAACAAGAGCAATAATGTCGTCCTCAACAAGAACAATGACATCATCCCCAACAAGAGCAATGATGTCGTACCCAACAAGAGGAATGACGATGTGATCACAGTGCTGATGTGGATCTGGCCCTTGAAGAGACAACGCGAGCTGAACAGGTGCAGCTCCCTCTTCAACATTGAGGGCTGCTTCATCACACCAGACAGGAAATTCTACAATAAGGCAGATGGGGTCATTATTTTCCATCGATTCATCTACAGCAATGGGTCCAATCTGCCAAAGCTCCGCCGACCAGTCTTCCAGAAATGGATTTGGATGAACACGGAATTGCCCACTAACTCACGCAGAATACCTACAATTGAAAATCTCTTCAATCTGACTACCAGCTACCGTCTGGACTCCAACATTCCGCTGCCTATTGGGGTATTAGAAGCAGCAGATGGTAAAGAAGAGTTTGTCCTACCCAGAAAAAACAAGCTGGTGTGCTGGATAGTGAGCCACTGGAATAAAGAACTTGTCCGGGTAAAATACTTCaatgagtttaaaaaacacatcaaggtCGACACATATGGACGTGCCTTCGGAGCATATATTACTCATGAAGAGTACCTGTCCACCATACCCAGCTGTAAGTTCTACCTCGCTTTTGAGAACTCCATCCACAGGGACTACATTACTACAAAGTTCTACAACCCACTCTCTGTGGGGACAGTGCCAGTGGTTCTCGGCCCACCCAGACACAACTACGAGAACGTGATCCAGGGAGATGCCTTCATCCACGTGGATGACTTCAGCTCACCTAAGGAGCTGGCTGATCATCTGCTGCTCCTGGACAAGAATGAGGAAATGTACCTGAGGTTCTTTGAGTGGAAACGGTACTTTAAAGTAAGGAGGACCAGGTATTTGAACGAACACGTATGTGCAACTTGTGAATACCTGCGCAAGCACAAGGAGTACCAGACATTCAGTAATTTAAGAGAGTGGTTCTGGGAAAATTAG